One Pseudodesulfovibrio sp. S3 DNA window includes the following coding sequences:
- a CDS encoding tetratricopeptide repeat protein, protein MKDYMKFGLGLFGGFLLMAFLFFMSRHIDFVFLKAYQPPITDLIQKDYLKDFSGYRDFVTIISGLLAIIMGAAGFGSFIAYRNIKAEEIRLSKLRTKFEVLLKIEEGRAGSDSESDPESGVKVYKDTGMEFDDYYVLYLLRADAFRKRGKDGDYALAERDYRKALEIHGNSPKGWYGLGLTKYLAVRGRMEYCEKESVGLDIENVSRYKLTDNTLRVKEEDFVQVKEAIICMKKAISCEYNESIALFDIGNMHESMGDIDKAIDSYNEAYKLDKSNTTHGFYYAYSWIKKNAHDLSHVAAAGVEEILKQVGMMNLYLSKPAYALLWYLYSVPSLKDEKAAQHALSATNQYVIDDLFEM, encoded by the coding sequence ATGAAGGATTATATGAAATTTGGACTAGGGCTGTTCGGAGGTTTTTTGCTCATGGCTTTTTTATTCTTTATGTCCCGGCATATAGATTTTGTTTTTCTTAAAGCCTATCAGCCGCCAATCACTGACCTTATTCAAAAAGACTATCTTAAGGATTTCAGTGGATATCGTGATTTTGTGACAATAATAAGTGGTCTGTTGGCGATAATAATGGGGGCTGCTGGTTTTGGGAGTTTTATAGCTTACCGGAATATTAAAGCGGAAGAAATTCGTCTATCGAAACTTCGTACCAAATTTGAAGTCTTGTTAAAAATTGAGGAAGGACGTGCTGGATCGGATTCAGAATCGGACCCGGAGTCAGGAGTAAAAGTTTACAAAGATACCGGGATGGAATTCGACGATTATTATGTGCTATACTTGTTAAGGGCAGATGCTTTTCGTAAACGAGGCAAGGATGGAGACTACGCTCTTGCAGAGCGTGACTATCGTAAAGCCTTAGAAATACATGGCAACTCTCCGAAGGGATGGTACGGTTTGGGGCTGACTAAATACTTAGCCGTTCGAGGCCGGATGGAATATTGCGAGAAAGAAAGCGTCGGGCTTGATATAGAAAATGTCTCTCGGTATAAGCTTACAGATAATACGTTGAGAGTTAAAGAGGAGGATTTTGTTCAAGTTAAAGAAGCTATAATTTGTATGAAAAAAGCCATTAGTTGTGAATATAACGAATCAATAGCTTTGTTTGATATTGGCAATATGCATGAATCAATGGGGGATATAGACAAAGCCATCGATAGTTATAACGAGGCATATAAATTAGATAAAAGCAACACCACACATGGTTTTTATTATGCGTACAGTTGGATTAAGAAAAACGCTCATGACCTGTCGCATGTAGCTGCAGCAGGGGTTGAAGAAATACTGAAGCAAGTTGGGATGATGAATTTGTATCTTAGCAAGCCTGCATATGCTTTGCTCTGGTATCTTTATAGTGTTCCGAGCTTAAAGGACGAAAAAGCAGCCCAACACGCCTTAAGTGCAACCAATCAATATGTAATAGATGATCTTTTTGAGATGTAA
- a CDS encoding sigma 54-interacting transcriptional regulator, with product MLDYLGMFTDVRHLIEFQRKIIDLCADALMVVDRQGRIVYTNSSFKDAHNIEESDALNKHVTDIIDNTRMHIVAQSGIAEHDQFQTISGRPCVVSRIPVIDNDESVGAVGLIRFREVEEVQALTGKVKALQEKLSKLRAVRLASSDTKYTFDDIIGLAPAVAEAKRIAMQAACSDATVLLRGESGAGKEVFAQSIHAHSQRRSGPFIRLNCSAIQESLIESELFGYEEGAFTGARKGGRKGKFELAHGGTIFLDEIGDMPLSAQVKLLRVLQEKEVDRLGGEESLTVDVRVIAATNRDLETMIQGGEFREDLFYRLNVIPVYIAPLREVPEELPRLAKSIWRKLSKKHGIFHKRLSAEAFHALQQHKWKGNVRELGNVLERFMVMVRHDCIDETDVRKVLLQNKACEVSREASVSEGNYGLSELVEQTEKRALTYALAASDGNRSKAARLLGISRPLLYKKISKYKIGTDQDAAKELHISLW from the coding sequence ATGCTCGACTACCTCGGCATGTTCACCGATGTCAGGCATCTCATCGAGTTTCAGCGTAAGATCATTGATCTTTGCGCCGACGCTCTTATGGTTGTCGATAGGCAAGGCCGTATCGTTTACACCAACAGCAGTTTCAAGGACGCGCATAACATTGAAGAGAGTGATGCGTTGAACAAGCATGTTACTGACATTATCGACAATACTCGCATGCACATCGTGGCTCAGTCCGGCATTGCCGAGCACGATCAATTCCAGACAATTTCAGGCAGGCCATGTGTGGTGTCCCGTATTCCGGTCATTGACAATGATGAGAGCGTAGGAGCGGTGGGCTTGATCCGTTTTCGTGAAGTCGAAGAGGTTCAGGCCTTGACCGGCAAGGTCAAGGCGCTCCAGGAAAAGCTTTCGAAATTGCGGGCTGTACGGTTGGCCAGCTCGGACACGAAATACACTTTCGATGACATAATCGGCCTGGCCCCTGCGGTAGCCGAGGCAAAACGGATAGCCATGCAGGCTGCATGTTCAGACGCGACGGTGCTGCTGCGCGGAGAATCCGGAGCCGGGAAGGAAGTCTTTGCCCAAAGCATTCATGCTCACAGTCAGCGCAGAAGCGGACCCTTCATACGCCTGAACTGTTCAGCCATCCAAGAAAGCCTCATTGAATCTGAGTTGTTCGGCTATGAGGAAGGCGCATTTACCGGTGCACGCAAAGGCGGACGCAAAGGAAAGTTCGAGTTGGCGCATGGAGGGACCATATTTCTGGATGAAATCGGTGACATGCCCTTGTCTGCCCAGGTCAAACTCCTTCGAGTCTTGCAGGAAAAAGAAGTCGATCGTCTTGGGGGAGAAGAATCCTTGACCGTGGATGTCCGGGTTATCGCTGCGACCAACCGCGACCTTGAAACCATGATTCAGGGAGGTGAATTCCGCGAAGATCTTTTCTACAGATTGAACGTCATTCCCGTCTATATTGCACCGCTTCGAGAGGTGCCGGAGGAGCTTCCGCGTTTGGCGAAGAGTATCTGGCGCAAGCTGTCAAAGAAACATGGTATTTTTCATAAAAGACTCTCTGCGGAAGCATTCCACGCCTTGCAACAGCATAAATGGAAAGGAAATGTTCGCGAACTGGGGAACGTGTTGGAACGCTTTATGGTCATGGTGCGGCATGACTGTATCGACGAGACAGACGTTAGGAAGGTTCTTCTGCAAAATAAGGCATGTGAAGTAAGCCGTGAAGCGTCTGTCTCCGAAGGGAATTATGGTCTCAGCGAGTTGGTGGAACAAACCGAAAAGCGTGCCCTGACCTATGCTCTGGCCGCATCCGATGGAAACAGGTCCAAGGCGGCTCGGCTACTCGGCATATCTCGGCCTTTACTGTACAAGAAAATAAGTAAATACAAGATTGGGACTGATCAGGACGCGGCTAAAGAACTTCATATATCCCTGTGGTAG
- a CDS encoding DUF169 domain-containing protein, with translation MKRLIPKCVWSKSHVKGKKTMNSRTVKGSLGNFSEVVSFNYPAVGWYFSSEEIQDSLVFKKNKWVCMFMYLRMVMNKGKRIRFAGDSDRACTGPAEFFGFTDLEDDGGVFIAETERFKKDLETSKAYTKESASLIHPPKEKYLYMEKLEDIAEDKDIEVVNLFPANLTSLTKLVGLSGYDRFANMDNVLTPFASGCQAVFTLPYHEKFQENPKSILGLGDQLVRHFIPEDMVPFSVPSTRFVEMANNIEGSFLDKNFKNPTGF, from the coding sequence ATGAAACGCTTGATCCCGAAATGTGTATGGTCAAAATCCCATGTGAAAGGGAAAAAAACAATGAACTCTAGAACAGTCAAAGGAAGCCTAGGCAATTTTTCAGAAGTAGTGTCTTTTAATTACCCTGCTGTGGGGTGGTATTTTTCCTCGGAAGAAATCCAGGATTCCCTTGTCTTCAAAAAAAACAAATGGGTCTGCATGTTCATGTATCTCAGGATGGTGATGAATAAAGGGAAAAGGATCCGTTTCGCCGGAGACAGTGACCGCGCCTGCACCGGTCCTGCCGAGTTCTTCGGTTTTACTGACCTTGAAGATGACGGCGGCGTATTCATAGCTGAAACGGAACGGTTTAAAAAAGACCTCGAGACTTCAAAAGCATACACCAAGGAATCGGCAAGCCTTATTCATCCGCCGAAAGAAAAATACCTGTACATGGAAAAACTTGAAGATATCGCCGAGGATAAAGATATTGAGGTGGTAAATCTCTTCCCGGCGAATCTCACCAGCCTGACAAAACTCGTCGGTTTGTCAGGCTATGACAGGTTTGCCAATATGGACAATGTATTAACCCCTTTTGCTTCCGGCTGTCAGGCAGTCTTCACCCTTCCCTATCATGAAAAATTTCAAGAAAATCCGAAGAGTATTCTCGGGCTGGGCGACCAGTTGGTCAGACACTTTATTCCTGAAGACATGGTGCCGTTTTCAGTGCCTTCGACTCGATTCGTTGAAATGGCAAATAATATCGAGGGCAGTTTTCTTGACAAGAATTTCAAAAACCCGACAGGCTTCTAA
- a CDS encoding ThiF family adenylyltransferase gives MSRYHAECFRLRPSVSFVPMPQEGTYQFFVSDIRQSFNLAFADEDYVKILSNLDGSLPYAKLAETYALDDRQLVGLERLFEVLIERCAVEDVRVVASRESDPFRRVKTFIGSYIPYYDVESAWQRIAESHAVVIGAGGVGSWVVSLLAQMGIKHFTLLDDDVVKPHNLNRSLFTKGDMGTLKTLALDKMLSARRKDYYTVRAVDEKLESSERLISLLKDDLRPQTVLINCADFPSVAHTSAIINEAAFALDLPYIIAGGYNMHLSLVGPTIIPGKTPCFHCISHGMDQLKVAEIEGAERIVKEHRNLGNLAPLAAISASFVANECLKLLLGLPNLKPTMIGKRGEFNFFTKKLVLEEYGVWDECPYCSTRSK, from the coding sequence ATGAGTCGATACCACGCGGAGTGCTTCCGGCTCCGCCCGTCCGTTTCCTTCGTGCCCATGCCGCAGGAGGGAACCTATCAGTTCTTTGTCTCGGATATCAGGCAGAGCTTCAATTTGGCCTTTGCCGATGAAGATTACGTCAAGATTCTTTCCAATCTGGACGGGAGTTTGCCGTATGCAAAGCTGGCAGAAACCTACGCCCTCGATGATCGACAACTTGTCGGGCTGGAACGGCTTTTCGAGGTCCTCATTGAACGGTGCGCCGTGGAGGATGTACGCGTCGTGGCGTCCCGTGAATCCGACCCGTTTCGCCGGGTGAAAACGTTCATCGGCTCCTATATCCCGTATTACGATGTGGAATCCGCTTGGCAGCGGATTGCGGAAAGCCACGCGGTTGTGATCGGTGCCGGAGGCGTGGGGAGCTGGGTTGTCTCCTTGCTGGCCCAGATGGGGATCAAACATTTCACGTTGCTCGACGACGATGTGGTGAAGCCGCACAACCTGAACCGCTCTCTGTTCACCAAAGGCGATATGGGTACGCTCAAAACTCTGGCCCTTGACAAGATGCTTTCAGCGCGGCGGAAGGATTACTACACAGTCAGGGCTGTTGATGAGAAGCTGGAAAGCTCGGAGCGGCTGATATCGCTCCTTAAGGATGACCTGCGACCGCAGACGGTCCTGATCAACTGCGCGGATTTCCCTTCGGTCGCTCACACCTCGGCGATCATCAACGAGGCGGCCTTTGCCCTCGACCTGCCCTACATCATTGCCGGTGGCTACAACATGCACCTCAGTCTGGTGGGGCCGACGATCATCCCCGGCAAGACGCCGTGCTTTCACTGCATCTCGCACGGCATGGATCAACTCAAGGTAGCCGAGATCGAAGGTGCGGAGCGCATCGTCAAGGAGCACCGCAACCTCGGCAACCTAGCCCCTCTGGCGGCGATCTCCGCATCTTTCGTCGCCAACGAGTGCCTGAAATTGCTGCTGGGGCTGCCGAACCTGAAGCCGACCATGATCGGCAAGCGCGGCGAGTTCAATTTTTTCACAAAGAAGTTGGTATTGGAAGAATATGGTGTGTGGGATGAGTGTCCGTATTGCTCAACGAGGTCAAAGTGA
- a CDS encoding ThiF family adenylyltransferase codes for MTQLSEASAPELRDGVEVFIYPQEEEVCPVLFLFLSNRRRLRIECKPAFALLLKELSKSQLLAESLKHSGLALDDETAAFLAFLEGEGIVTLSDPLETDQLPAAYVEQYKRQLYFLLDILRSPQKVHEVQKRIFGAHITVFGLGAVGSGILQQLCMMGFRRFTLVDYADVEENDIARTPYRIASQTGTPKTQAAEALVEDFAFDPQVELCNVTLRTHTDLDKLVQRTSLIVNTTDQPYVGYTNIKLSRYALQHDVPVLAAGGFDAHLASLGELLIPYVTPCADCYATFFHESLKDWKPIPHPVKEREGWFGGLGSLSTFSASTAALDILGYFMNPEDRKAVPGGRGEFLFHDYSLDTFVVERDKECQSCGEGRK; via the coding sequence ATGACACAGTTATCGGAAGCCTCCGCCCCGGAATTGCGAGACGGGGTGGAGGTTTTTATTTATCCTCAGGAGGAAGAGGTCTGCCCGGTTCTTTTCCTTTTTTTATCCAACAGGCGCCGTTTGCGCATTGAGTGCAAGCCCGCCTTTGCCCTTCTGCTCAAGGAGCTTTCCAAGTCGCAGCTGTTGGCGGAATCATTAAAGCATTCCGGCCTTGCCTTGGACGACGAAACCGCAGCTTTCCTCGCTTTTCTCGAGGGTGAAGGGATCGTCACCCTGTCCGACCCGTTGGAAACGGATCAGCTTCCGGCTGCGTATGTGGAGCAGTACAAGCGGCAACTGTATTTCCTGCTGGATATCCTCAGGTCACCGCAAAAGGTCCATGAGGTCCAAAAGCGGATATTTGGCGCGCACATAACGGTCTTCGGCCTTGGGGCTGTCGGCAGCGGAATTCTGCAACAGCTTTGCATGATGGGGTTCAGGCGATTTACCCTCGTCGACTATGCCGACGTTGAGGAAAACGACATCGCACGGACGCCGTACCGGATTGCCTCGCAAACCGGTACGCCCAAGACACAGGCCGCCGAGGCGCTGGTGGAAGACTTCGCCTTCGACCCCCAAGTCGAGTTGTGCAATGTCACCCTCAGGACACACACAGACCTCGATAAGTTGGTCCAGAGAACGTCGCTTATCGTCAACACCACCGATCAGCCCTATGTCGGCTATACCAACATCAAGCTTTCACGGTATGCTTTGCAGCACGACGTTCCGGTGTTGGCTGCCGGTGGATTCGACGCCCATCTTGCCTCCCTGGGTGAGTTGCTGATTCCCTATGTAACGCCGTGCGCTGATTGCTACGCCACCTTTTTCCACGAGAGTCTGAAGGACTGGAAGCCCATCCCTCACCCTGTCAAGGAGCGTGAGGGCTGGTTCGGTGGCCTGGGCAGCCTGTCCACGTTCAGCGCTTCTACGGCCGCGCTTGATATCCTGGGCTACTTCATGAACCCGGAAGACCGAAAGGCGGTTCCCGGCGGTCGGGGTGAATTCCTTTTTCATGACTATAGCCTCGACACCTTTGTCGTCGAAAGGGACAAGGAATGCCAGTCCTGCGGGGAGGGGCGCAAATGA
- a CDS encoding ATP-binding cassette domain-containing protein, with the protein MLTLRGIETNNLKSVDVSIPYGQITAVVGGSGAGKTSLAFHTLYALCKNELDTISGIPASLRPKVGDYANLLPAIGLKQKNANVNPRSSVFTYLGLDKLFLPLFLQANPNIKRNILAQNNPVNSCPACEGLGVVYRPDSTRIVDFDKPLADKPFLSWNNFLSGHYYPLLEAFCAAHGIDMTKPVSQLPHRQQDVLLHGTGDKQFQVKYKQKNRYRQKRFPFVGAIREIQECCDNLQVPGNRQKAKSYITEQVCPKCHGARFAEHLAEYTLNGWAIHDILLSSFGALFPFIQSISDHEFPVKKLTTLVTNVVRNNLGYLSPMRSIPSLSGGEFQRLQLASVLSSDFSNLLYVIDEVSSSLHVAEYPDVISQLQSLKERDSTLVMVEHELEFIEKADNLIALDDGRVIDSIVWLQGQREVFIDRVKAEPHGSMAFAVHDVHNIRHVDVTIPMGCLVGCCGMSGSGKSSFAEAISGTSGVEYISQGTIQGNSNSTVATYLKLMQPIDSFLCKELGTAAKTFLFNNRDSQCPVCEGKGYIEQDASFGHTYRSVCEACEGKRYNPEVLAHRVNALSIHDILTTPVAALSDSGSFFGSKTIAAKLEDMKGIGLGHLTLFRPTSELSGGEAQRIKLLSQVKANLKNTFLIIDEPANGLERHDTKRLIGFLDKLLTKAKGIMVIEHNLFMLKSMDYILEFGPRGGDGGGRVIYQGRIEDMGDSNSILKEYI; encoded by the coding sequence ATGCTCACCCTCCGAGGCATAGAAACCAACAACCTCAAGTCTGTTGATGTCTCCATTCCGTATGGACAGATAACCGCCGTTGTCGGCGGGAGCGGAGCGGGCAAGACTTCCTTGGCGTTTCATACTCTCTACGCGCTCTGCAAGAACGAACTCGATACCATTTCCGGCATCCCGGCCAGCCTTCGGCCCAAGGTCGGGGATTATGCGAACCTGCTCCCGGCCATCGGGCTGAAGCAGAAGAACGCCAACGTCAATCCCCGGTCGAGCGTCTTCACCTATCTCGGGCTCGACAAGCTGTTCCTGCCCTTGTTCCTGCAAGCCAATCCGAACATTAAGCGGAATATCCTGGCCCAGAACAACCCGGTCAACTCTTGCCCGGCTTGCGAAGGGCTCGGCGTCGTTTATCGGCCTGATTCGACCCGGATCGTCGATTTCGATAAACCTCTCGCGGACAAGCCTTTCCTCTCCTGGAACAACTTTCTCTCCGGCCATTACTATCCGCTACTGGAAGCCTTTTGCGCCGCACACGGCATCGACATGACCAAGCCCGTCTCCCAATTGCCACATCGGCAACAGGACGTATTGCTCCACGGGACCGGCGACAAACAGTTTCAGGTCAAGTATAAGCAAAAGAATCGCTACCGCCAGAAGCGGTTTCCCTTTGTCGGCGCGATTCGGGAGATTCAGGAATGCTGCGACAACCTGCAGGTGCCGGGGAATCGGCAAAAGGCCAAGTCGTACATCACCGAACAGGTCTGCCCGAAGTGCCATGGGGCCAGGTTTGCGGAGCATCTAGCGGAATACACGCTCAATGGCTGGGCGATCCACGACATCCTCTTGTCGAGCTTTGGTGCGCTGTTTCCTTTCATTCAATCCATCTCGGATCATGAGTTTCCCGTAAAAAAGCTGACGACCTTGGTTACCAATGTCGTCAGGAACAACCTGGGCTACCTCTCCCCGATGCGCTCAATCCCGTCCCTCTCCGGGGGCGAATTCCAGCGGCTGCAACTGGCCTCGGTGCTCAGTTCGGATTTTTCGAACCTGCTCTATGTGATCGACGAAGTCTCCTCTTCGCTGCACGTAGCGGAATACCCGGATGTCATTTCGCAACTCCAGTCCTTGAAAGAACGCGACTCCACGCTGGTCATGGTCGAACACGAGCTGGAGTTTATCGAGAAGGCTGACAATCTGATCGCCCTGGATGATGGTAGGGTGATCGACTCGATCGTTTGGCTTCAAGGCCAACGGGAGGTCTTTATTGACCGCGTCAAGGCTGAACCACACGGTTCCATGGCCTTCGCCGTTCATGATGTCCATAATATCCGCCATGTCGATGTCACCATCCCCATGGGCTGCCTGGTCGGATGCTGCGGCATGTCCGGTTCGGGCAAGTCGTCCTTTGCCGAGGCCATTTCGGGCACGAGCGGCGTTGAATACATCAGCCAGGGGACGATCCAGGGAAACAGCAATTCCACGGTCGCGACCTACCTCAAGCTCATGCAGCCGATTGATTCGTTTCTATGTAAGGAGTTGGGAACGGCTGCAAAGACCTTTCTTTTCAACAACAGGGATAGTCAATGTCCGGTCTGTGAGGGCAAGGGCTATATCGAGCAGGATGCATCGTTCGGCCATACGTACCGCTCGGTATGTGAGGCCTGTGAAGGTAAGCGATACAACCCGGAAGTCCTGGCTCACCGTGTCAACGCGCTTTCCATTCACGATATCCTTACAACCCCGGTTGCGGCACTGTCAGATTCAGGTTCGTTTTTCGGTAGCAAGACAATCGCTGCCAAACTGGAGGACATGAAGGGTATAGGTTTGGGGCACCTGACCCTTTTTAGACCTACCAGCGAACTCTCGGGAGGAGAGGCGCAGCGGATCAAACTCCTGTCCCAGGTAAAGGCAAATCTCAAGAACACCTTCCTCATCATCGACGAACCAGCCAACGGTCTTGAGAGGCACGACACAAAACGTCTGATCGGTTTCCTGGATAAGCTGCTCACGAAGGCAAAAGGGATCATGGTCATTGAGCACAACCTCTTCATGCTGAAGAGCATGGACTACATTTTGGAGTTTGGCCCCCGCGGCGGAGACGGGGGGGGGAGGGTCATCTACCAAGGGCGAATTGAAGATATGGGGGATTCAAACTCGATTCTTAAGGAGTACATTTAG